The Vicinamibacteria bacterium genomic interval TGACCGGTGCCGACTCCTTCGTCTCCTTGTCGACCATCACCGCCATGCCGACGCCGCAGTTCGGGTGGCAGCCACAGCTGAATTGGCCCCACTCGCGGCTCGGGCCGTGCACCAGGTCCGCCCAGTCGGAGAACGTTCCCAGGAAGGAGATGGGAAACCAGTCTCGCGCCGGCTCTCCGAGACCCGTCTGCTTCTTGACGTCATGGGCCAGGTGGGACAGCGTGTATCTTTGGGCGAATCGCCGCTCCGTAGTCACGGCTTCGTCACGGCCGGTGAACGAAACCGGCTGAAACGAGAGGAAGGGGATCTTCTTCGGGTTGTCGAGCGCGAAGCGGATGAGCGATCCGACTTGCTCGTTGTTGACGCCGTTGATGAGCGTCGTCACCGGGACGATATCGACGCCGTTGTTGTAGAGATTCTCTATGGCCTGGATCTTGACGTCGAAGAGATTGCCCACGTGACGGTGCGAGTTTGCCGCGTTTCCGATGCCGTCGAACTGGAGGTAGGCGTAACGAAGCCCCGCGGACGCCGCCTCCCGGGCGAACTCGGCGCTCTTTGCGAACTCGATACCGTTGGTCGCCGCCTGGGTGCTGATGTAGCCGACTTTCCGCGCGTAACGGACCGCATCGAGAAAGTAAGGCGATAGCGTAGGCTCGCCTCCGGAGAACTGCACCGACATCTGGCGCTTCGGCTTAATCGTGATGGCATTGTCGAGCAGCGTCTTGATGTCGTCCCAGGTCAGCTCGTGCACGAAGCCCACCTGGTTGGCGTCCATGAAGCACGGATCGCACATCATGTTGCAGCGGTTGGTCAGATCGATCGTCAGCACCGAGCCGCGCCCGTGCTTGATCGTGCTGCTGCCGTGCTTGTGGAGCTTTTCGTCGTTATGAGCCCGGATGTCTCGGCCGGGGAACACGTCCTCGAGGTGTTTGAAAAACTCGACATCGATGGCCATCACGTCCTCGAAATGGCCGTGGATGGGACAATCCTTCACCATCCAGATCCCGCCGTCGCGCTCGATGACCTGAGCTTTGATCTCGCCGACCTTCTCGTTCACGAGGGCATTCAAGTCCCCCTCGCCGTTCAAGATCTTGGTCCGGGCCTCGGGTATGCACTTCGGGCAGAGCGAGTCGGTCGTGCGGGGCCAGCCGAGCGTCGGCTTGGTCTTCTGCCAGGACTTCAAAAGCGGCTTGTCCGACCAGGCCGGTGTGAACGTGGGGTTGGGGCGGATCCGATTCAGCCGTTCGAATGCCCGGAAGGCGCCGTTGGCGGCGACCGTGAGGGCCTTTTCGAAGTACTTTACGGGGCGATGCATTCGACTCTCCTAAGAAAATGTCATTAAGACGGTGGCCAGTGGATACGGGGGACCCCCGGCCGAGCAACAG includes:
- a CDS encoding radical SAM protein; protein product: MHRPVKYFEKALTVAANGAFRAFERLNRIRPNPTFTPAWSDKPLLKSWQKTKPTLGWPRTTDSLCPKCIPEARTKILNGEGDLNALVNEKVGEIKAQVIERDGGIWMVKDCPIHGHFEDVMAIDVEFFKHLEDVFPGRDIRAHNDEKLHKHGSSTIKHGRGSVLTIDLTNRCNMMCDPCFMDANQVGFVHELTWDDIKTLLDNAITIKPKRQMSVQFSGGEPTLSPYFLDAVRYARKVGYISTQAATNGIEFAKSAEFAREAASAGLRYAYLQFDGIGNAANSHRHVGNLFDVKIQAIENLYNNGVDIVPVTTLINGVNNEQVGSLIRFALDNPKKIPFLSFQPVSFTGRDEAVTTERRFAQRYTLSHLAHDVKKQTGLGEPARDWFPISFLGTFSDWADLVHGPSREWGQFSCGCHPNCGVGMAVMVDKETKESAPV